From uncultured Roseateles sp., the proteins below share one genomic window:
- the kdpA gene encoding potassium-transporting ATPase subunit KdpA translates to MGSTAWIHLGFFMGLLLLLAWPLSKWLARVAEGGLPRWMAVVEGGFYRLAGVKPDEGMHWKQYAFALLLFNFLGVLTVYALQRLQGLLPLNPQGMASISPDSAFNTAISFVTNTNWQGYGGESAMSYLTQMLALTVQNFVSAATGIAVVFALIRGFSSKLSGTIGNFWADLTRVTLWVLLPLSFVFAIFLVGQGVIQNFDAYKDATTLEVNNYHAPKLGADGQPLTDEKGQPVTEAAQSAIQQLAMGPVASQEAIKMLGTNGGGFFNANSAHPYENPTPLANFAQMLSIFLIPAALCFAFGRLVADKRQGVAILAAMSVLFIAGVVAATSAEQAGNPALAALGVDQTLSASQAGGNMEGKETRFGINASSLFAVITTAASCGAVNAMHDSLTPIGGMVTLVMMQLGEVVFGGVGTGLYGMLIFAVMAVFIAGLMIGRTPEYLGKKIESHDMKMVSIAILVTPIVVLVGTAVAVLAAGGKAGIANPGAHGFSEILYALTSAGNNNGSAFAGLSANTPFYNTLLGIVMWLGRFGVIVPVLALAGSLAAKKRIPVGAGTLGTHGPLFVALLVGTVLLVGLLNYVPALALGPVVEHLLLMKV, encoded by the coding sequence ATGGGCTCCACCGCATGGATTCATCTGGGGTTCTTCATGGGCCTCTTGCTCTTGCTCGCCTGGCCGCTGTCGAAGTGGCTTGCCCGCGTGGCTGAAGGCGGCTTGCCGCGCTGGATGGCTGTGGTCGAAGGCGGGTTCTACCGGCTGGCCGGCGTCAAGCCCGACGAGGGCATGCACTGGAAGCAATACGCCTTCGCCTTGCTGCTGTTCAACTTCCTGGGCGTGCTGACGGTCTATGCCTTGCAGCGCCTGCAGGGCCTGCTACCGCTGAACCCCCAGGGCATGGCGTCGATCTCGCCTGACTCGGCTTTCAACACCGCCATCAGTTTCGTCACCAATACCAACTGGCAGGGCTATGGGGGCGAGTCCGCCATGAGCTATCTGACCCAGATGCTGGCGCTGACGGTGCAGAATTTTGTCTCGGCCGCCACCGGCATCGCGGTGGTGTTTGCGCTGATTCGCGGCTTCTCCTCCAAGCTCTCGGGCACGATAGGCAACTTCTGGGCCGACCTGACCCGCGTCACCCTGTGGGTGCTGCTGCCCTTGTCGTTCGTGTTCGCCATCTTCCTGGTCGGCCAGGGCGTGATCCAGAACTTCGACGCCTACAAGGATGCAACGACGCTGGAGGTCAACAACTACCATGCGCCCAAGCTTGGTGCCGACGGCCAGCCGCTGACCGACGAGAAAGGCCAGCCGGTGACGGAAGCTGCTCAAAGCGCGATCCAGCAGCTGGCCATGGGCCCGGTGGCCTCGCAGGAGGCGATCAAGATGCTGGGCACCAATGGCGGAGGCTTCTTCAACGCCAACTCGGCGCACCCCTACGAGAACCCGACCCCGCTGGCCAACTTCGCGCAGATGTTGTCCATCTTCCTGATCCCGGCCGCGCTGTGCTTTGCCTTTGGCCGCCTGGTCGCTGACAAGCGCCAGGGCGTGGCGATCCTGGCGGCGATGAGCGTGCTGTTCATTGCCGGTGTGGTCGCAGCCACCTCGGCCGAGCAGGCGGGCAACCCCGCGCTGGCCGCGCTCGGTGTTGACCAGACGCTCAGCGCCAGCCAGGCCGGCGGCAATATGGAGGGCAAGGAAACCCGCTTCGGCATCAACGCCAGCAGCCTGTTCGCCGTCATCACCACGGCCGCCTCCTGCGGTGCGGTGAATGCGATGCACGACTCGCTGACGCCTATCGGGGGCATGGTCACCCTGGTGATGATGCAGCTGGGCGAGGTGGTGTTCGGCGGCGTCGGTACGGGCCTGTACGGCATGCTGATCTTTGCCGTGATGGCGGTCTTCATCGCCGGACTGATGATTGGCCGCACACCCGAGTATCTGGGCAAGAAGATCGAGAGCCATGACATGAAGATGGTGTCCATCGCCATCCTCGTCACGCCCATCGTGGTGCTGGTGGGCACGGCCGTTGCCGTGCTGGCCGCCGGCGGCAAGGCAGGCATTGCCAACCCCGGCGCGCATGGCTTCTCGGAAATCCTCTACGCGCTGACCTCGGCCGGCAACAACAACGGCAGCGCCTTCGCCGGCCTGTCGGCCAACACGCCGTTCTACAACACGCTGCTGGGCATCGTGATGTGGCTGGGCCGCTTCGGCGTGATCGTTCCGGTGCTGGCCCTGGCCGGCAGCCTGGCGGCCAAGAAGCGCATCCCGGTTGGCGCCGGCACGCTGGGCACCCATGGTCCTCTGTTCGTCGCGCTGCTGGTCGGCACCGTGCTGCTGGTGGGCCTGCTCAATTACGTGCCAGCGCTGGCCCTGGGGCCGGTCGTCGAGCACCTGCTTTTGATGAAGGTCTGA
- the kdpF gene encoding K(+)-transporting ATPase subunit F, with translation MNALYWLSGFTAAALFIYLLYALLRAEEF, from the coding sequence ATGAACGCCCTCTACTGGCTGAGCGGCTTCACCGCCGCAGCCCTTTTTATCTATCTGCTGTACGCGCTGCTGCGCGCCGAGGAGTTCTGA
- a CDS encoding DUF1330 domain-containing protein, producing the protein MTKGYWIARVDITDVEAYKAYIAANAESFKQFGAHFLVRSGRFENPEGASRSRNVVIEFPSYQAALDCWHSPGYQAAMQLRLPVSTIDLIIIEGYDGPQPT; encoded by the coding sequence ATGACCAAGGGATACTGGATCGCACGCGTCGATATCACCGACGTCGAGGCCTACAAGGCCTATATCGCGGCCAATGCCGAGTCGTTCAAACAGTTCGGCGCGCATTTTCTGGTGCGTAGCGGGCGTTTCGAGAATCCCGAAGGCGCCAGCCGCAGCCGCAATGTCGTGATCGAGTTCCCGTCCTACCAGGCGGCGCTGGACTGCTGGCATTCGCCCGGCTACCAGGCGGCGATGCAGCTGCGCCTGCCTGTCTCGACCATAGACCTGATCATCATCGAGGGCTATGACGGCCCGCAACCGACCTGA
- a CDS encoding GNAT family N-acetyltransferase translates to MTESYTVLLATPSVDDYRRLRTESGLSGKTEVAALRGLPNSLFAVQVLHKGRSVGMGRVIGDGGCVFQVVDIAVLPAHQGQGLGKRIMAEVMRYLEAEAPVSAYVSLIADGTAKDLYAQFGFVPTAPLSIGMAWKRQGS, encoded by the coding sequence ATGACCGAGAGCTACACCGTCCTGCTGGCCACGCCATCCGTTGACGACTACCGCCGCCTGCGCACCGAATCCGGTCTCAGTGGCAAGACCGAGGTCGCCGCCCTGCGCGGCCTGCCCAACAGCCTGTTCGCGGTACAGGTGCTGCACAAGGGCCGCAGCGTCGGCATGGGCCGTGTCATCGGCGACGGCGGCTGCGTGTTTCAAGTGGTTGACATTGCCGTGCTGCCCGCCCACCAGGGCCAAGGCCTGGGCAAGCGCATCATGGCCGAGGTCATGCGCTACCTGGAGGCCGAGGCGCCGGTCAGCGCCTACGTCAGCCTGATCGCCGATGGCACGGCCAAGGACCTCTATGCCCAGTTCGGCTTTGTGCCCACCGCACCGCTGTCCATAGGTATGGCCTGGAAGCGCCAGGGTTCCTGA
- a CDS encoding YiiD C-terminal domain-containing protein encodes MSPYELEHYLNAHIPLSKAMEVEVLQVGPDSVLLGAPLAPNINHRETVFGGSASAVAILAAWSLLHTKLLSEGISTRLVIQRNTMEYDAAITGDFRAESALADPTDWGQFLRMLRRKGKARIAVNSVLSCDGEIVGRLQGEFVALGADPLPVPAPEVELPDLTPPEPLLFETERLRARLLTPADADALHAVYGDAEAMRWVGDGQPLDHATCVRWIGVTQRNYARRGYGMSALELRSSGEVVGFCGIVHPGDQPHAELKYAFVRTHWGQGLASEVAQAMLAYGARQHQLYEIIATAAPDNAASRRVLSKAGMQHVDSHRYDDGSTTELYLWRDGVTPPAAANESPPD; translated from the coding sequence GTGTCTCCTTACGAGCTAGAGCATTATCTGAATGCCCACATCCCGCTGTCCAAGGCGATGGAGGTGGAGGTCTTGCAGGTCGGGCCCGACAGCGTGCTGCTGGGCGCGCCGCTGGCGCCGAATATCAACCACCGCGAGACGGTGTTCGGCGGCAGCGCCTCGGCGGTGGCCATCCTGGCCGCCTGGTCGCTGCTGCACACCAAGCTGCTGAGCGAAGGCATCAGCACCCGGTTGGTGATACAGCGCAACACGATGGAGTACGACGCCGCCATCACCGGCGACTTCCGCGCCGAGTCGGCCCTGGCCGATCCCACCGACTGGGGCCAGTTCTTGCGCATGCTCAGGCGCAAGGGCAAGGCCCGCATCGCTGTCAACTCGGTGCTGAGCTGCGATGGCGAGATCGTCGGCCGGCTGCAGGGCGAGTTCGTGGCCCTGGGAGCCGATCCGCTGCCCGTGCCCGCACCAGAGGTAGAACTGCCCGACCTCACGCCGCCTGAGCCGCTGCTGTTCGAGACCGAGAGACTGCGCGCCCGCCTGCTGACGCCGGCCGACGCCGATGCGCTGCACGCCGTCTATGGCGATGCCGAGGCGATGCGCTGGGTCGGCGACGGCCAGCCGCTGGACCATGCCACCTGCGTGCGCTGGATAGGGGTGACGCAGCGCAACTATGCCAGGCGCGGCTACGGCATGTCGGCGCTGGAGCTGCGCTCATCCGGCGAGGTGGTGGGCTTTTGCGGCATCGTCCATCCCGGCGACCAGCCCCACGCCGAGCTGAAGTACGCTTTTGTGCGCACACACTGGGGACAAGGCCTGGCCAGCGAAGTGGCGCAGGCGATGCTGGCCTATGGCGCCCGGCAGCACCAGCTGTACGAGATCATCGCCACCGCCGCCCCGGACAACGCCGCCTCGCGGCGGGTGCTGAGCAAGGCCGGCATGCAGCATGTGGACAGCCATCGTTACGACGATGGCAGCACCACCGAGCTCTACCTCTGGCGCGATGGCGTGACGCCGCCCGCGGCGGCTAACGAGTCGCCGCCGGACTGA
- a CDS encoding cytochrome c peroxidase, whose amino-acid sequence MPRLLPTTTRGTLLSLGLIVLMSALLSAALVGCGGGGTDAAAPTAEAEAQRPPPPPAPPPAPLANLASVGDKLFHDRSLSASGRLACASCHAAERAHADPAGSFLPLGGANLDKQGLRSSPSLRYLDQVGPFRIDAQGNAQGGLFWDGRADNRAAQARGPLFNASEMANESVASLVTKLRATPYFNELLRAAALPGSAGDEQLLQASLRALADYQAQDAEFHAYTAKFDAVQDGRAQFTPQEARGLAVFNDPQRGNCAQCHSSRPAPNAGLGARAQFSNHSYFALGAPRNQSRPRPIRPSSTWACAARSAAIWWRKPRNAASSACRACAMWR is encoded by the coding sequence ATGCCCCGCTTACTGCCCACCACCACCCGAGGAACCCTGCTCTCGCTGGGCCTGATCGTCCTGATGAGTGCCCTGCTCAGCGCGGCCCTGGTCGGCTGCGGAGGGGGCGGCACCGACGCTGCGGCCCCCACAGCCGAGGCCGAGGCGCAGCGTCCGCCGCCTCCGCCTGCGCCACCTCCTGCGCCGTTGGCCAATCTGGCCAGCGTCGGCGACAAGCTGTTCCATGACCGCAGCCTGTCGGCCAGCGGCCGCCTGGCCTGTGCCAGCTGCCATGCGGCCGAGCGGGCCCATGCCGACCCGGCGGGCAGCTTCCTGCCGCTGGGTGGCGCCAATCTCGACAAGCAGGGCCTGCGCAGCTCGCCCAGCCTGCGCTACCTCGACCAGGTGGGCCCGTTCCGCATCGATGCCCAGGGCAATGCCCAGGGCGGCCTGTTCTGGGACGGCCGGGCGGACAACCGCGCCGCCCAGGCCCGCGGCCCGCTGTTCAACGCCAGCGAGATGGCCAATGAGAGCGTCGCTTCGTTGGTGACCAAGCTGCGCGCCACGCCGTACTTCAACGAGCTGCTGCGCGCCGCCGCATTGCCCGGCAGCGCCGGCGACGAACAACTGCTGCAGGCCAGCCTGCGGGCCCTGGCGGACTACCAGGCCCAGGACGCCGAGTTCCACGCCTACACGGCCAAGTTCGATGCGGTGCAGGACGGGCGCGCCCAGTTCACCCCGCAAGAGGCCCGCGGCCTGGCCGTGTTCAACGACCCGCAGCGCGGCAATTGCGCGCAATGCCACAGCAGCCGGCCGGCGCCCAATGCCGGCTTGGGGGCGCGCGCGCAGTTCAGCAACCACAGCTACTTTGCGCTGGGCGCGCCGCGCAATCAAAGCAGGCCACGGCCGATCCGGCCTTCTTCGACCTGGGCCTGTGCGGCCCGCAGCGCAGCGATCTGGTGGCGCAAGCCACGCAATGCGGCAAGTTCCGCGTGCCGAGCTTGCGCAATGTGGCGCTGA
- a CDS encoding ATP-binding protein — protein sequence MRIRLVHQISLLLLGTVALAVLAMGGLVAWNLRAGFSEYLRAQDAQFLDRLMVVAENDLRRRGGLPEGDLRPVLHDWVDEVTPPTQRRLPRADAPPDDDGRPGRPPRRDGPPGRPPPEARPPRDPANLGPRLLLLSADGRQPLAGRPEVAEAPGQQRALKLAGQELALLRLAERAGPAEGVDASFLRRQYLGIGGVALALMLLALVAARGLAGRWIRPLQKAQAAARRMAQGDFGEHIDTRRDDELGALMQDMNAMAASLKSLEASRRRWIAELSHELRTPLAVLRGELEALADGVRPLNAQAVASLQEEVKRLTRLTEDFHTLACSDLRALPCHFALLQPGPLLLDAAARVRERARTAGLSLDCDLPQDLPPVRWDIDRIAQLLGNLLENSLRYTDAPGRIRLSARLQGAQLLITVDDSAPGVPAEALPQLFDPLYRVEGSRSRAGGGSGLGLAIAQALALSHGGRLHAEPSALGGLRLSLWLPLDAEVAAK from the coding sequence ATGCGCATACGCCTGGTTCACCAAATCTCCTTGCTGCTGCTGGGCACCGTGGCCCTGGCCGTGCTGGCCATGGGCGGCCTGGTGGCCTGGAATCTGCGCGCCGGCTTCAGCGAATACCTGCGCGCCCAGGACGCCCAGTTCCTGGACCGGTTGATGGTCGTGGCCGAGAACGATTTGCGCCGCCGTGGCGGCCTGCCCGAGGGCGACCTCAGGCCGGTGCTGCACGACTGGGTGGACGAGGTCACCCCGCCCACCCAGCGCCGCCTGCCACGCGCCGACGCGCCGCCTGACGACGACGGCAGGCCCGGACGCCCACCCCGCCGCGACGGCCCGCCGGGGCGCCCGCCGCCAGAAGCCCGCCCGCCGCGCGACCCCGCCAATCTCGGCCCACGCCTGCTGCTGCTCAGCGCCGATGGCCGGCAGCCGCTGGCCGGCCGCCCCGAGGTGGCTGAAGCGCCGGGCCAGCAACGGGCCCTGAAGCTGGCCGGGCAGGAGCTGGCCCTGCTGCGCCTGGCCGAGCGCGCCGGGCCGGCCGAGGGCGTCGATGCCAGCTTTCTGCGCCGCCAGTACCTGGGCATCGGCGGCGTGGCCCTGGCCCTGATGCTGCTGGCCCTGGTCGCCGCCCGCGGGCTGGCCGGGCGCTGGATCAGGCCGCTGCAGAAGGCCCAGGCGGCGGCGCGGCGCATGGCCCAGGGTGACTTTGGTGAGCACATCGACACCCGCCGCGACGATGAACTCGGTGCGCTGATGCAGGACATGAATGCGATGGCGGCCTCGCTGAAGAGCCTGGAGGCCAGCCGCCGGCGCTGGATTGCCGAGCTCTCGCACGAGCTGCGCACGCCGCTGGCCGTGCTGCGCGGCGAGCTGGAGGCGCTGGCCGACGGCGTACGCCCGCTGAACGCCCAGGCCGTCGCCTCGCTGCAGGAGGAGGTCAAGCGCCTGACCCGTCTGACCGAAGACTTCCACACCCTGGCCTGCTCCGATCTGCGCGCCCTGCCCTGCCACTTTGCGCTGCTGCAGCCGGGCCCGCTGCTGCTCGACGCCGCCGCCCGCGTGCGCGAGCGTGCCCGGACCGCCGGCCTGAGCCTGGACTGCGATCTGCCGCAAGACCTGCCCCCGGTGCGCTGGGACATCGACCGCATCGCCCAGCTGCTGGGCAATCTGCTGGAGAACAGCCTGCGCTACACCGACGCGCCGGGCCGCATCCGCCTCAGCGCCCGGCTGCAAGGGGCGCAGCTGCTGATCACCGTCGATGACAGCGCGCCCGGCGTGCCGGCCGAGGCGCTGCCCCAGCTGTTCGATCCGCTGTACCGCGTCGAGGGTTCGCGCAGCCGGGCTGGCGGCGGCAGCGGCCTGGGCCTGGCGATTGCCCAGGCGCTGGCGCTCAGCCATGGGGGCAGGCTGCATGCCGAGCCCTCGGCGCTGGGCGGCCTGCGCCTGAGCCTGTGGCTGCCGCTGGATGCCGAGGTCGCAGCGAAATGA
- a CDS encoding response regulator, whose protein sequence is MIEATRHILVVEDEPKIAALLCDYLRAAGYTASSLDDGLQALQAIRAQPPAVLLLDVMLPGMDGLTLCREVRAFSGLPILMISARVDELDRLLGLELGADDYLCKPFSPREVVARVRALLRRAEGRLTGAAAVTRVTVGGFAIDDAGQRLYWGEQPLPLTPLEFRLMRLMLSQPGRVFARAQLLEQMHEDFRDVSDRVIDSHVKNIRRKLDHLQPPQDCISAVYGVGYRLDLPSP, encoded by the coding sequence ATGATCGAAGCAACTCGCCACATCCTCGTCGTCGAAGACGAGCCCAAGATCGCCGCCCTGCTGTGCGACTACCTGCGCGCTGCCGGCTACACGGCCAGCAGCCTCGATGACGGCTTGCAGGCCCTGCAGGCGATACGCGCCCAGCCACCGGCCGTGCTCTTGCTCGACGTGATGCTGCCCGGCATGGACGGGCTGACGCTGTGCCGCGAGGTGCGCGCCTTCTCCGGCCTGCCCATCCTGATGATCAGCGCCCGGGTCGACGAGCTCGACCGGCTGCTGGGCCTGGAGCTGGGCGCCGACGACTATCTGTGCAAACCGTTCAGCCCGCGCGAGGTGGTGGCCCGCGTGCGCGCGCTGCTGCGCCGCGCCGAGGGCAGGCTGACCGGCGCCGCCGCCGTCACCCGTGTCACCGTCGGCGGCTTTGCCATCGACGATGCCGGCCAGCGCCTGTACTGGGGTGAGCAGCCGCTGCCGCTGACGCCGCTGGAGTTTCGCCTGATGCGGCTGATGCTCAGCCAGCCAGGCCGGGTGTTTGCCCGGGCCCAGCTGCTGGAGCAAATGCACGAGGATTTTCGCGATGTCAGCGACCGCGTCATCGACAGCCATGTGAAGAACATCCGCCGCAAGCTCGACCATCTGCAGCCGCCGCAGGACTGCATCAGCGCCGTCTACGGCGTGGGTTACCGGCTGGATCTTCCCTCCCCTTAG